CTCCATTAAAGATGGGGGCACACCTTTGTTTCGTATACATTCAAAGACTTTCGCTTCCAACTCATTTTCTATTGCATCCAAAATGTAACCCAATGGTTTTTCCATAATCTCCTCCTAACTATAGACAACATGTGTCGTCATCCAACCATGTATAAAAGTAATCGGCACAAATTCTATATCTCTGTTGTTTCTCGATATAGCAAAATTAATAGTTTCCTTTTTGGGTGGTGAATCTCCATTGTGTGCCGTATAACTTTGAAAGATAGCCATTTGACTTGTAAAAAAAGAAATCGCTTCTTTTCCGTATAAGTTTAGGGATCTCATATTTTTCCCGGTATCTTGATTGTAAACAACAGACGCAAAATCAATCTTTCCGCCTGTTACATCTGTGGGACCGCCGTCCAGTATAGCATTCTCCAATCGCAGCCAGTACCCGTTCCCGGAACATACAAACTTTCCGCGGATATTTGCACTTTGACAGGTTAGTTTTCCTGCCTCCGTCATAGAAGAATACGTGCTTTTCCAAGCGATCTTGTTTGCCTTCAGGCGAATGCTGTCCGCCTTCTGGGTAATCAGTGACTCCACCTGCCCTTTGGTAACCGTTAACGCAATCTTGCCGTCCATGACAGAAATTTCTGCAAGCGCCGTTTGCGCATCCTTTTGCGCAGCTTTTGCCGCCGCGTCTGCTGCAGCGATATCCTTATCCTGCACCCGATCCCACGATGCTCTATCTGGTCCAGAAGCAGCATTTCCCGTATACTTCCAGAGTTTTCTTACATTGTTGCCATAACCGCCATGCGACGATTCCGGATAGCTGGATCCGCTGATCGAGACAATGGCTGCATCCGTCGGCAGCGTAGCAGGCGTATCCTGATTTTTCCAGTCTGCTGTCGCAGCCTCTACCTTTGTTACCCGGAATCCCCAGTAACTATCCTTTGAAGTGTCTGTTCTCCAATATAGCCAAAATACATGGGACGGTATGCGGACCGTTTTTGCCCCGATCGCACCTCCAAGCTTTGGCATGGCATACATTGTTCCGTCACGTTCGTAAAAAATCTGTATCCAGTCGTAGCCGACGCTTTCTGTTTCTGACTGCGCGTCAAATGTGACCGCAAGACCTGGTACGCCATAGTTGTACCGATACGCATAACCGGTTGAGGTGTCGTAATACAGATCTCCTTTGTGTAACTGCCGGAGCTCTTTTGTGTTCCAGCCGCTTGCCGGCTCATTAGAAATCGTTGGCGCATAGGTTCCATACCAGATTCCTTTTTTCTGCGTAAGCTGCTGTTCCACGCTTTTGACAGACAGGCTGATCCGCCCCTCCGCCGCCTCGATCGCCGATGTCACCTGTTTCATCGCGTATTGTTTACTTTCGTTCTCTGCGTCTGAGATTTGTTTCTCAAAATAGGTTTTACAATCCGTGGACAGGGTTTCCGTCTTGATGGATCCGGCTTTGATCCGTTCACCGAGGATGGTTCCATCCAACAGCATGCCGGTTGTATAAGGGCCGCTGTAGCCGTTTCTGCTTCCGCCGATTCCCTCTTTGTTGATCTGCAAAATTCGGCTTGCCAGATTCTTGTCCGGCGCATCCATATATAAATCACGCAGCCACAACCCTTTTTCGTCAAACTCCGACAGCTTATAGCCGCCTTTGCTTCCCGTCATGCGGGCAGTCAATTCGTTAATCGAGGATTTCAGCCACTCCGTCTGGACTCTGACCTGATCCTCTGCCGCTTCCTGCGCTGTGCGGACTGTGTTCGCTACGCTTTCAGTGTATGTGAGCTTCCGTTTTTCACCAAGGCTTATCTTAAAGCCGTCCGGCTCCTGCAGCGGTATGGTAAGCTCCATTAGCGGAAACACACGATTCATACCGTATGGTTCTGCCTCGCACAGGATCCGGTCTCCCGGCTCAAACTGATCATAATTGGTAGCAAGCACGGATAAATCGGCGGCCGTAAGCTCCAGAACCATGCTTTCAAACTGGGCGCTCTCCAAATATTCCCGTCCCTTTTTCAGAAGATTTATGGGAACATTCACGTCATCCCACCGGACCGTTCCCCGGATCCATCCAAAAGCTTCAACCGCCTTTTCGTTATAAATGTAATCCAATCCGTCATTGACTGATCGGATGTCGACATAGCGCGGAAGTTTCTCGAAATCGCCGGCATCCGTTTTTACTTCGGCATCCAACTTGGCACCGAGCGGAATCAGGCAGGTAATCAGGTCATCTGTAGTGATGCTTTCCGTGTAATCCAGCAGGTTGAGTCCGAATTTGATGGGCTGACTGCAGTATTTTCCGTATTCCTCCAGTGTGATCCAATCCAGATACAACTGTTCATTTTCATGCCGGAGACGCAAATACCCTCCCAGCTTCCCCACCAGTTTTTCGCGGATCGCCGAAAGGGTATTCTCCCTGTTTGTAAGCAGATAAAAAGAATCATTGCTGTCATGAACAGATACGATTCCAAGGCAGATTCTTTTTCGCGCCTCCACCTGGGAATTATGAATATCCAGCCACTTTCCCAATATCTGGCGCGGACTTAAATTGCGGTACTCGGCCTGCGGCTGGATCGTATCGGCCAGAAAGCTGAGCGCGCCTTCCACAGAGATTTCCTTTTCTTTGTATAGATTCCGTTCCGATGAACGAACCTCTCCGTAGAAGATTTCTTTATCGTCCCGGAAGACACTGATCATGGAACGGCGGTTTCGGATCTTTTCATACGCCGGATTATCCTGCGGCACCACGCACTTGAATTCTCCGGCGTATCCCGTCAGGAGATGGAGATTGGGATCTACAATGTGATAATATTCATCTCCCGGATAATACAGGTATTCACCATCCAGATAAACCATATACATTACAACATCCTCCTTCTATATTTAACAGATAAAATCGCGTTTCCTTTAAATTGCAGGACCACATCATTTTTATCAACAATCAGGTCAGGGAAGCGGTTTTCTCCTGTCCGGAGCGTATAGGTTTTCCCGTTTGCCGTCATGGTAAGGACATCAGAGGAAATCTGCTTCACCTCAATCACCGGTACAAACGGCATCCCGATTTCAGAGATGGTAAAAGAAAACTGTTCTGCAAAGGTCAGATTCTCTCCGTCATCAATGACTCCATCCAGAAAACTGAACGTATCCCAGAGCCAGTCTGAGCCAGCATCCAGAACGCTGTATTTATAAGGATCTGCGTCACGGATCACCAAAGCAAACGTTCCCATTCGCTGTGTTCTGTCAAATTCCTCAATAGTGGCCCTGCCCTGCCAAAAATAACCCGGATCATTATCAAACACGAGCTTCACGAGATTTCCATGCAGCAGGTTCCGGTACTCGGAGATTACAATATCCCACTCCCTGCGCTCGCGTACTCCGCCAAATATAATCCGGATGGATCGTGTGCTGTACACCGGACGGCCAGTCAACGCTTCTGTGTAATCCAGCTTTCCGGGACGTCCCGGCACCTGCACATAATAAGATTCCAGTTCCGGTTCCTGCAGGTAATCATTGTTACAGATAATCAGCCCCCAATCCTTTAGGCTGTGGTAACTTTCTCCTGTTTTTACCAGTGTGACCGTTACAGCATTTGTAATTGCATTCATCTTCTCGCCTCCCTTGCGGCCATAACAGGCAGCTGCCGGTTAATTTCCGGAAGCATTTCCCCCACCACTTTTTTCTTATCCAGGTATATATTGCTTCCAGAGGCAAGGTACGGCAGATATTTCTGCATCACCTGCAGCATCTCCGCAATTTCCGGCACTGTATAAGCTGGCTGCTCAGCTGCATTCCAGGACATACCGGAGTCAATGGCGTACTGGATTTCGTTGACCGGAAGCTCCGCATGAATATCCGAAACATCCAGCAATTCACTCATTGCATCCTGCACGATTCCATTTTGATCTTCCAATCCTTTTACGTATCCTTCTGCCACAGAGCTACCGATCCGTCGGAACACCCTCGAAGGCGAGTTGATTTCCAGCGTGGAATTCGCCGCATTGATTGCACTGACCGCAATATCCGTTGCAGCCCTGATCACCCGTGACTCCCCGGCATAGATTCCATCTGCAAGTCCAACAGCCATATAATATCCCGTACTATACAGGCTTGATTCCGTTGCGTTGCTCTCTACGCCGGAAATAGCTGCACCCGCAAGACCGACCCCCGCACTCTGTACGTTGTTCTGCGAATTATTTAGTCCTTCCCTAAGACCATCACCCAGATACATGCCGGTGATTCTCGTTTTCCAGGAAGGCGAGGCAACACCAGCACCAGCGTTAACTGCATCCACGGTTTTCACACCAAGATCCTGTCCCTGCTCTATTGCCTGGGCCTGGGCGTTTTGCATTCCTTCCACTAATCCCAGGACTGAATTAGCACCGGTCTCGCCCAATAAGCTCTGCATATCTTCTGCGCCGCCCGCAACCGCAATGCCGAAAGAAGTGAGCAGGTCTTGTCCGGCAATATTGGCCATTTCCTTACAATCAAGACTTTGATTCCATAATTCATTTGCTTTTGCCAGTTCATCCCCTGACATATTGACAAACTCCTGGACATACGTAGAACCCTCTGGTCCCATTGATGCCAAATATTGCATGAGCCCTTCATCAATGGAAACAACCGCACCATTTGTTGCAGTTTTGGTGTCCTCCATGAGAGTTGTCAGGTTCTCTTCCCATGCAGTTACTCCGTCTACCTGACTCTGCATGTTTTCCAACAATTTTTCTTTGGTGATCTCTGTCCCGGCATTGAATTCCTCAAACATGTTCATCTGAGATTCCAGCGCGCCCTGTACGTTTTCCTGCATGGTCAGGACACCATTGGTAACATCAACCGCCATCTGCTGCTGTCTCTCCGACAGTTGGCTGTATGCCTCCAGTTCCTGGCCGAGCACTTCTATACTCGCCGCAGATGCTTCCTGCTTCTGTACGGCCGCTTCTGTATTGGCACTTGTGGCTTCCGTATTGGCATTTAGGTATTCGGTGGCTTGTGTAATCTGCTCGTTGGCTTCACCCTGGGCTTCGTACAGCTCAGCCAAAGCCGCCTGCCGCCCTTCTTTTGTCTCAATAAGCTTCTCTTCATCCTCAGCCATCCGTTCATAGGCCTCAGATACTGTCATCAAGACGCCCTGATATTCCATCTGGGCTTCCGTATGTTCTTGAGTTTTCTGGTATAGCTCATCCAGATCTCCGTTGCCAGTTTCCAGTGCTTCTCTGTAATCTTCCTGTGCCTTTTTCAGTTCTTTTTTTCTGTCTGTTTCTGCCTGTTCTGCTTCTGCCCGTTTCTCCTGGATCTCCTGAAGTGCCATTGAGGTTTCCTTGAGTTTTCCCTGCCCTTCCGTCAGCTTAATCTCTGCGTCGACAAGCTTTTCCGTGGCTTCTTTGACCTTCTCCTGTACGACCTCAATTTGTGCCATTTCCGCAGCATTTTCTATGTAATCCTTGATCTCTCCGGATCCCATGTTGAGCTTTCCGGTCACGGAGTCAATCTCCAATCCCATTTCCGGGAACATGGTGTTCAGCTCCA
The Ruminococcus gauvreauii genome window above contains:
- a CDS encoding phage tail protein, yielding MYMVYLDGEYLYYPGDEYYHIVDPNLHLLTGYAGEFKCVVPQDNPAYEKIRNRRSMISVFRDDKEIFYGEVRSSERNLYKEKEISVEGALSFLADTIQPQAEYRNLSPRQILGKWLDIHNSQVEARKRICLGIVSVHDSNDSFYLLTNRENTLSAIREKLVGKLGGYLRLRHENEQLYLDWITLEEYGKYCSQPIKFGLNLLDYTESITTDDLITCLIPLGAKLDAEVKTDAGDFEKLPRYVDIRSVNDGLDYIYNEKAVEAFGWIRGTVRWDDVNVPINLLKKGREYLESAQFESMVLELTAADLSVLATNYDQFEPGDRILCEAEPYGMNRVFPLMELTIPLQEPDGFKISLGEKRKLTYTESVANTVRTAQEAAEDQVRVQTEWLKSSINELTARMTGSKGGYKLSEFDEKGLWLRDLYMDAPDKNLASRILQINKEGIGGSRNGYSGPYTTGMLLDGTILGERIKAGSIKTETLSTDCKTYFEKQISDAENESKQYAMKQVTSAIEAAEGRISLSVKSVEQQLTQKKGIWYGTYAPTISNEPASGWNTKELRQLHKGDLYYDTSTGYAYRYNYGVPGLAVTFDAQSETESVGYDWIQIFYERDGTMYAMPKLGGAIGAKTVRIPSHVFWLYWRTDTSKDSYWGFRVTKVEAATADWKNQDTPATLPTDAAIVSISGSSYPESSHGGYGNNVRKLWKYTGNAASGPDRASWDRVQDKDIAAADAAAKAAQKDAQTALAEISVMDGKIALTVTKGQVESLITQKADSIRLKANKIAWKSTYSSMTEAGKLTCQSANIRGKFVCSGNGYWLRLENAILDGGPTDVTGGKIDFASVVYNQDTGKNMRSLNLYGKEAISFFTSQMAIFQSYTAHNGDSPPKKETINFAISRNNRDIEFVPITFIHGWMTTHVVYS
- a CDS encoding phage tail family protein: MNAITNAVTVTLVKTGESYHSLKDWGLIICNNDYLQEPELESYYVQVPGRPGKLDYTEALTGRPVYSTRSIRIIFGGVRERREWDIVISEYRNLLHGNLVKLVFDNDPGYFWQGRATIEEFDRTQRMGTFALVIRDADPYKYSVLDAGSDWLWDTFSFLDGVIDDGENLTFAEQFSFTISEIGMPFVPVIEVKQISSDVLTMTANGKTYTLRTGENRFPDLIVDKNDVVLQFKGNAILSVKYRRRML